AAGAGCTCATAAACAACATCACAAGCACTTAGGAAAAGAAGAAGGCGAATGTTTTGGATTTTTGTATGTGCCTTTCAAATATTTCAGAATGTATTTTAAAAGCAATAAAAAATGATGTCTTTCACCTACATACTCGTCTTGTTTTTCACAGTTATCATTTGTTTTATTGCATCTTTTGACAAGCGATTACAGTTCAACAAGCATTTTGGAGCATTTCTAAAAGCATCTGTTCTAGTAGCTATTCCTTTCATCGCTTGGGATGTTTGGTTTACTGCAAAAGGTGTATGGTGGTTTAATACAAACTACACACTTGGAATTGTTATAGCAGGCTTACCTTTAGAGGAATGGCTTTTTTTTATTTTTATTCCTTTTTCTTGTGTTTTTACATATTACAGTATTGATAAATTTTTTTCGTTGAAGTGGTTAAGTGGATTTAATAATATTATTGTTTTTGTATCTATTGTTATTTGCTCAGTTGTTGCTTTATTGCATTATGATAAGGTTTATACCTTGGTTACGGCAATCGTGACTGTTTTTACGTTAGTTTATCTCCATTTTATTGTAAAAAAAGAATGGATTAGCAAGGCTTCTCTAGTTTTTCTAATATTGATGTTAGGATTCCTTCCAGTAAACGGAATTCTTACAGGTACTGGATTAGACTCTCCAATTGTTAACTACAATCCTAATGAATTCTTAGGAATAAGAATATTAACGATACCAATTGAAGATGCAGTATATGGATATACACAGTTTTTATTAGTCCTTTATTTTTTCAAGGAATTTCAAAAAAGTAAAAAATTAATATGGAAACGCTTAGACAAAAAATAAGCAGGTTTTTATATCCTGTTATTCAAAGAGTGGGAAAATCTACAAAAATGGGTAGTGTTATTTCAAACGAAAATAAAGTCTATCCAATTTCATCTTTTTATGACTTGGAAGTTCAGTTAATTGACCAAAAAAGTATTTTACTATCTTCTTTTAAAGGTAAAAATATTATGATTGTTAACACCGCCTCTGATTGTGGTTATACCGCTCAGTATGAAGAGTTACAAGAATTGTATGATTCAATGCATGATACCTTAGTGATTATCGGATTTCCTTCTAACGATTTTGGTGAACAAGAGAAAGAAGAGAATGAAAAGATTGAAAGTTTTTGTAAGTTGAATTATGGTGTCACATTTATGTTAGCAAAAAAAAGTTCTGTATTGAAGGGTGAAAATCAAAATAGTATTTACAAATGGCTAACAGATGCTACATTAAATGGCTGGAATACACAAGAGCCAATATGGAATTTTAGTAAATATGTAATTAATGAAGAAGGTGTGTTAACTCATTTTTTTGGACCGAGTATATCACCAAAAAGTAAACTAATTAAAAATAGTATTAACAAATAAAACAAAAAAAGTATGAAAAAAAACAGAAAATATTTAGTCTCAGCTTTAGCAGCTTTTACAGCATTAACAATGTATTCTTTTAACCTAGAAAATAAAACGAATATGAATCAACACTTGGAATTAAAATCAAAACCTAGTACATCCTTTTATTCATTGAAAATTACACTAAATAATGGTGAAGAATTGGATTTCGCCTCTCTTAAAGGTAAAAAAGTACTTTTAGTAAACACAGCTTCTAAATGTGGATATACCCCACAATACGAAGGACTTGAAAAACTCTATGAAAAATACAAGGATCAACTTGTAATCATTGCTTTTCCAGCTAATGATTTTGCTAATCAAGAAA
This Bacteroidia bacterium DNA region includes the following protein-coding sequences:
- a CDS encoding glutathione peroxidase, with amino-acid sequence MKKNRKYLVSALAAFTALTMYSFNLENKTNMNQHLELKSKPSTSFYSLKITLNNGEELDFASLKGKKVLLVNTASKCGYTPQYEGLEKLYEKYKDQLVIIAFPANDFANQESGSNEEIAQFCKANYGVTFPIAMKAGVIKNEAQQEVFKWLTDKKLNGWNDQAPEWNFSKYLVNENGELVSYFKSSVKPFDSQIISLIEKK
- a CDS encoding lycopene cyclase domain-containing protein — translated: MMSFTYILVLFFTVIICFIASFDKRLQFNKHFGAFLKASVLVAIPFIAWDVWFTAKGVWWFNTNYTLGIVIAGLPLEEWLFFIFIPFSCVFTYYSIDKFFSLKWLSGFNNIIVFVSIVICSVVALLHYDKVYTLVTAIVTVFTLVYLHFIVKKEWISKASLVFLILMLGFLPVNGILTGTGLDSPIVNYNPNEFLGIRILTIPIEDAVYGYTQFLLVLYFFKEFQKSKKLIWKRLDKK
- a CDS encoding glutathione peroxidase, translated to METLRQKISRFLYPVIQRVGKSTKMGSVISNENKVYPISSFYDLEVQLIDQKSILLSSFKGKNIMIVNTASDCGYTAQYEELQELYDSMHDTLVIIGFPSNDFGEQEKEENEKIESFCKLNYGVTFMLAKKSSVLKGENQNSIYKWLTDATLNGWNTQEPIWNFSKYVINEEGVLTHFFGPSISPKSKLIKNSINK